One segment of Rubripirellula amarantea DNA contains the following:
- a CDS encoding Calx-beta domain-containing protein: MKRRSKNNRPTRRRLRTELLEDRRLLAVLGFAPTDNESLSNGRLFVDAGETISLTVTASADPGQTTPSEIANYALNLTNSTSGLQFANFVITDSVFTQALDTEISDRVVSAAAPVGMGTDSFPVPPSRVLGTFDVTIPAGATIGDLFTLTADFDGVLFPTNLIDPTDTEIPITDFGDFVFEVGTPVVTTGVDLELVPGSGVGTITEEILTGDTTPTTVITVAPGAVFTVSAQIDSAPAPVRGYALNFQESDDDLVFGNFSVTGSKFSNIVPGETGLDSEADDFIFSATLPAGETSTPVPPAEILGSFTVTAPSVTAVTEYRLTINFTADALTRTFVTDASGEQQMPIDDFGDLIIRVQPATVVLPTVSVTVAPASVDEDGTDNLVYTFTRAGGSDNSQPLVVNYTTSGTASAADFTGTAANVTIPAGATTTTVTVDPTADTDVEPDETVILTITADAANYSIGTASATGTIANDDTAAVLPTVSVSVAPASVAEDGTANLVYTFTRTGGSDNSQPLVVEYTTTGTTSPGDFTGASTSVTIPANATTATVTIDPTADAVFEPDETVILTIVSGTGVYTIGTASATGTITNDDAATVLPTVSVTVAPASVTEDGTANLVYTFTRSGATSNSQPLVINYTTTGTASSGDFTGTAATVTIPANATTATVTVNPTADTTVEPDETVILTITANAANYTIGTASATGTITNDDSATVLPTVSVTVAPSSVTEDGTANLVYTFTRSGANDNSQPLVVNYTTSGTASANDFAGTSTSVTIPANATTATVTVNPTADTTVEPDETVILTITANAATYSVGTASATGTIANDDTAATLPTVSVAVAPTSVTEDGTANLVYTFTRAGGSDNSQALVINYTTSGTASASDFTGTSTSVTISAGATTATVTVDPTSDTVVEPNETVILTITANTAAYTIGTASATGTITNDDTDPTGDNVTFVNGVITVQDGGDIEFFRFGGVGDMFVRVDGVMSGPFANPSKLVAFGNAGNDSIVVVPNTMNIPTEFFGGDGDDMIFGAGGNDIIVGGAGTDLLFGLGGTNTITQDTPTTAAATVATSSSTTASAAARVATSQIETGLLATNLDATNPNATSLNATNLDSPTDVNADAQVSASDAMIVINRLQTEGSGEGESLATVGVYPDVNADNRVSASDAIMVINELENAAASVRETQLASNESYVMYPASDADSDDERDQILANTDHWLF, translated from the coding sequence ATGAAACGTCGATCCAAAAATAATCGTCCCACCCGTCGTCGCTTGCGCACTGAGTTGCTTGAAGATCGGCGTTTGTTAGCGGTGTTGGGGTTTGCGCCCACGGACAATGAATCCTTGTCCAATGGCCGCTTGTTTGTCGATGCGGGTGAAACGATCAGTTTGACCGTGACCGCGTCGGCTGACCCAGGTCAAACCACTCCATCCGAGATTGCAAACTACGCACTTAATCTGACCAATAGCACATCGGGATTGCAGTTTGCCAACTTCGTGATCACCGACAGTGTGTTCACTCAGGCCCTCGACACAGAGATTTCCGATCGAGTGGTCTCGGCAGCCGCGCCGGTGGGAATGGGAACCGATTCATTTCCGGTTCCTCCTTCACGAGTGCTGGGTACGTTCGACGTCACGATACCCGCCGGAGCAACGATCGGTGATCTGTTTACGCTGACCGCCGATTTCGACGGCGTGCTCTTCCCCACCAACTTGATCGATCCGACCGATACCGAGATTCCGATCACCGACTTCGGTGATTTTGTGTTCGAGGTTGGCACGCCCGTGGTGACGACCGGTGTGGATTTGGAACTAGTTCCCGGCAGTGGCGTGGGGACAATCACCGAAGAGATTTTGACGGGCGACACGACGCCAACGACCGTGATTACGGTTGCACCGGGAGCAGTGTTTACCGTCAGTGCCCAGATCGATTCGGCTCCGGCGCCGGTTCGCGGTTACGCACTCAATTTTCAGGAGTCCGATGACGATTTGGTGTTTGGTAATTTTTCCGTTACCGGCAGCAAGTTCTCGAACATTGTGCCGGGCGAAACAGGCCTGGACTCCGAAGCTGACGACTTCATCTTTTCGGCAACGTTGCCAGCGGGTGAAACTTCCACTCCGGTGCCGCCAGCAGAAATTCTTGGTTCGTTCACGGTCACCGCGCCAAGCGTCACTGCGGTTACGGAATACCGCCTCACCATTAATTTCACCGCTGATGCGTTGACGCGTACGTTCGTCACTGACGCGAGCGGCGAGCAGCAGATGCCAATCGATGATTTTGGGGACCTGATCATTCGAGTCCAGCCGGCCACTGTTGTGCTACCGACCGTTAGCGTCACGGTGGCACCGGCAAGCGTCGATGAGGACGGGACCGACAACTTGGTTTATACGTTCACGCGAGCGGGCGGATCCGACAACTCCCAGCCACTCGTGGTCAACTACACGACCTCGGGAACAGCTTCCGCTGCGGATTTCACGGGAACTGCTGCCAATGTGACCATTCCCGCCGGTGCCACGACCACAACTGTAACGGTCGATCCCACCGCCGACACGGATGTGGAACCTGACGAAACGGTCATTTTGACCATTACCGCCGATGCGGCGAACTACAGCATCGGAACGGCATCCGCCACCGGGACAATCGCGAATGACGACACCGCTGCTGTGTTACCCACGGTAAGTGTCAGTGTTGCACCAGCGAGTGTGGCCGAAGACGGTACTGCGAATTTGGTCTACACATTCACTCGCACCGGAGGCAGTGACAATTCCCAACCCCTAGTAGTCGAGTACACGACGACGGGAACCACATCACCGGGCGACTTCACGGGCGCGTCGACCAGCGTCACTATTCCCGCGAACGCGACCACGGCTACCGTTACGATTGATCCGACAGCCGATGCCGTGTTCGAGCCAGATGAGACAGTGATTTTGACCATTGTTTCGGGGACGGGGGTTTACACCATTGGAACGGCGTCGGCGACGGGAACCATCACCAATGATGACGCAGCCACCGTACTACCGACGGTCAGCGTCACGGTCGCTCCCGCGAGCGTCACCGAGGATGGTACCGCGAATTTGGTTTACACGTTCACACGCAGTGGTGCGACAAGCAATTCACAACCTTTGGTGATTAATTACACCACCACGGGAACTGCATCGAGCGGCGACTTCACTGGAACGGCAGCCACGGTCACGATTCCCGCAAACGCGACGACTGCGACCGTGACAGTAAATCCTACAGCGGACACAACCGTTGAACCGGATGAAACTGTGATCTTGACCATCACCGCCAACGCCGCCAACTACACCATCGGGACGGCAAGCGCCACGGGGACGATCACCAACGATGACTCCGCTACGGTTTTGCCGACGGTTAGCGTTACGGTCGCACCGTCATCGGTTACTGAGGATGGTACGGCGAATTTGGTTTACACCTTCACACGCAGCGGGGCGAACGACAACTCGCAACCGCTCGTCGTCAACTACACCACCTCTGGCACTGCCTCGGCAAATGACTTCGCGGGGACTTCAACCAGCGTGACGATTCCCGCAAACGCGACCACGGCCACGGTTACTGTGAATCCGACGGCCGACACGACGGTGGAACCGGATGAAACCGTCATTCTTACCATTACCGCCAACGCCGCCACTTATAGCGTTGGCACTGCATCGGCGACGGGCACTATCGCCAACGACGATACCGCCGCAACATTACCGACCGTTAGCGTGGCGGTCGCGCCGACAAGCGTTACTGAAGATGGAACGGCCAACCTTGTTTACACGTTCACACGCGCCGGGGGCAGCGACAATAGTCAAGCATTGGTGATCAACTACACGACTTCGGGAACAGCGTCCGCCTCTGATTTCACGGGAACGTCGACAAGCGTGACGATCTCAGCGGGAGCGACGACAGCAACCGTTACGGTTGATCCGACTAGCGACACGGTTGTTGAACCTAACGAAACAGTGATTTTGACCATCACCGCCAATACAGCCGCTTACACCATTGGCACGGCTAGCGCGACCGGAACCATCACCAACGACGATACGGACCCAACGGGCGACAATGTGACGTTCGTCAATGGCGTTATCACGGTTCAAGACGGGGGCGACATCGAGTTCTTCCGGTTTGGTGGCGTCGGCGACATGTTCGTTCGTGTCGATGGTGTGATGAGCGGTCCGTTCGCGAACCCGTCGAAGTTGGTTGCGTTCGGGAACGCTGGCAACGATTCGATCGTCGTCGTGCCCAACACGATGAACATTCCCACCGAGTTCTTTGGTGGTGATGGCGACGACATGATTTTCGGAGCGGGCGGCAACGACATCATCGTGGGCGGGGCAGGCACGGACCTGCTGTTCGGTCTCGGCGGCACAAACACGATCACACAAGACACTCCAACGACAGCCGCTGCAACCGTGGCAACGTCGAGTTCGACTACCGCATCGGCAGCCGCGCGGGTCGCGACTTCACAGATCGAAACCGGCTTGTTGGCAACGAACCTGGATGCAACGAACCCGAATGCAACGAGCTTGAATGCAACGAACCTTGATAGCCCCACCGATGTCAACGCGGATGCTCAGGTCAGTGCCAGTGATGCGATGATTGTGATCAATCGGTTGCAAACCGAGGGAAGCGGCGAAGGAGAGTCGCTGGCAACGGTCGGCGTGTATCCCGATGTTAACGCTGACAATCGGGTGAGTGCCTCGGACGCAATCATGGTTATCAACGAGTTAGAAAACGCTGCTGCTTCGGTTCGTGAAACACAACTGGCAAGCAACGAGTCGTACGTGATGTATCCAGCGTCGGACGCGGATTCCGACGACGAACGAGACCAAATTCTCGCGAATACGGACCATTGGCTGTTCTAA